Genomic segment of Penaeus vannamei isolate JL-2024 chromosome 36, ASM4276789v1, whole genome shotgun sequence:
agaaagagatagatagatagatagatcgatatacagatatttaaagagacagagagaaagatatagatacatagatagatagatagagatagagagggaggcagccagacaaacagatatacatacagagcagagaaagagagaaagatagagatagatagatagatagatagatagatagagagagagtggcagccaaacaaacagatatacatacagaacagagaaagaaagaaagaagaaaaaaatccattcacccacacacccacacgcactcacacacatgaacagtcacacaacccccccccccccagcacacacactcacaaatgcgGATCCTCACGCAGATCAACATATGCTCTTCATTAAAAGGCACATGTTACACCGGGTTAAGACAGGTGTGCAATAGTGAGATATGATGCAGGTGTTCATTAAAGGTACAGGTGTGGGTTGTTTTTTCTTGATTGGTTACCTTGCTATTAAAAGagatcatagatagataggtagatagatcaatgatggatagatggatcgataggcagatagatagatagagggagagaaagagagagggagaggggggaggtgagagggagtgggagtgggagagggagtggcagtgggagagggagagggagagggagagggagagggagagggagagggagagggagagggagatagggagatagggaggagggagagggaggagggagaggaagagggagagggagagtgggagagggagagggtgcgagaattggagtgggaggagagagagagagagagagagagagagagagagagagagagagagagagagagagagagagagagagagagggagagagagagagagagagagagacagacagacagacagagatcgaaacacaggtatatatatagagagagagaaggagaaagagacagaaagacagaaaaagacaaacagacagaacaagaggaagagtggaagaaggagacagacaaacagaaacaaacaaagagacaaatagaaatacagaggcagagagagagacagaaagacagaaacaaacaaataaacagacagggaCTGTtacagagggaaacagacagaaagacagaaacagacaaacagacagttggtgagaaagacagtgacagagggaggcagacagaaagacagaaacagacaaacagacagttgatgagaaagacagtgacagagggagacagacagacagaaacagaaatatcTTACGTTGTGTGGGTTAAATCCTCGCCAAGGAGGTTACTTACATATCTATAACAAAACGTCATCAACATAACCTAATTATCAGGAAGACACTAAACGATGCTATACACtcacagatatgcatttatgtacatatatgtctgtacacacacatacatacacatacacacatatctatctatctgtctatgtttgtatgtattcatgtatctatctatcaatcaatcaatctatctatctatctatctatcaatcaatcaatctatctatctatctatctataaatcaatcaatctatcgatctatctattagctatctatctatctatctattatctatctatctatctattatctatctatctatctatctatgtatatatgtgtgtgtgtgtgtctgtgtgtgtgtgtatgaatatacatatgtatatagtatataatattcaAATACATTCCAATTTATGATATATAAGCAAAAGTACTCTTATTTCCCCCAAATAAATCAATATGTACATTAGCACAGTGTTTACAGATTTGAATCTGTATGGTCACTAAATCTTTTAAATTACTGATATAAAGGCCAGATGTGCGCGACCAATCCAAACACAAGTTGATTAGTGATTTAAttacaaatgaacaaaaatatcGGTGGTTTTGGCGCACAGAATGTAATTTAGAAGTGCATATCCTAATATTTAGTAGTGAGTGTCTCTATGGTAGAGATATGCATCTAAATACACTGTATGTAAAagcatatcaatatttatatagtcatatacactcagacacatacgcacacagacacacacacacacacacacacgcatgcacacacacacacacacacacacacgcacacacacacacacacacacacacacacacacacacatacacacacacacacacatgtatgcgcgcaaacacacacgcacacacaaactgaaATACACATCTTGACTCTGTCTAACGTTATAAGCATCTAGATTTTacagatgaataaaaaacaataataacaacagtaataagaaataaaaaaagagaaaaaaacacgaacaaaattACAACCATAAAAGAATAATTATCAGACCCacacaaacccctcccctcccctccacccctaaccccctccccccacccctaaccccctcccgatTCTTTCAGGTTAGCAAGCAGCTCTCCAACTTCGGTTTAATGAAAAGCCCAAAGGAACAACGACCATTAACGCCTTCTCTTCTGGTCGTACTCGTGGAGGTCGTCAaaatgttggtagtggtggtgtggcaGGTAGGTTGGTTGTGAttttggttttggtggtggtggcggtggttgtggtaggtgtggtatggtggtggtagtCTATGGcgctgattttgataatgataatgatgataatgataataataccgacacCAATAagatcacacgcacatatatacttcAAATCAAAGTCTAAAGTTTAGAACTTGGATTCtatatattatcaaaattaattttCCTTCTCAGCTACCGGAAATCTAACGATGTGCTTCGAAAAAATGAAAAGTGATCAaccaaaagcaagaaaaaagaccttgtaatgataaagatgtttgcAATCATacataaacgataataataacaaaaaaggtaaaatagtttaagctcttatccttctcttcccgcCAGATATCACGTGACTCCCCCAAGCCATGGCGGGCGTCTTTGAAATTCGCGATTCCAGCTGTGTGTTATCTCGTCAACAATTCCCTCCACCTCAACGCCCTTGCTGTCACGTCACCGCCCGTGTGGCTGGTGCTCGTACAGACGCGCACTCTCTTCACTGCTTTGGCttataaagtgaggaggaggagggagatgaggataagtgaaacagagagagagggagagagagagggagagagagagagagcgagagagagagagaagtgatacagagagagagagggagagagagagagagagagggagagagagagagagggagagagtgagaaggagagagagagagagagagagagagagagagagacagagagagagagagagagagataaagggagagaagagagagggagagagagagagagagggagagagagagagagagggagagagagagagagaggagagagagagagagagagagagagagagagaggagagagagagagagaggagagagagagagagagagagagagagggagagataaaggagagagagagagagagagagagagagagagagagaaggaagagggagagataaaggaggagagagagagagagagagaggattgagagagagagagagagagagagagagagagagagagagagggaggagaggagggagagagagagagagagagagaggaacagagagagagagagagagagagagaagtggagagagagagtgagagagagagagagagagagagagagagagagagagagagagagagaggttaagaagagggcagaagagagagagaaagagagagagagagagagagagagagagagagagagagagagagagagagagagagagagagaggagagagggagagagaaaggagagggagaaagagagaatgagagagagagagagagagagagagggagggaggagagagagagagagagagagagagagagagagagagagagagagagagagagagagagagagagagagagagagagagagagagagagagagagagagttaaagaagagacgaagagagagaagagagagagagagagagagagagagagagagagagagagagagagagagagagagagagagagagagagagagagagagagagaggagagagggagaaagagagaatgagagagagagagagagagagagagagagagagagagagagagagagagagaggagagaggagaggagagaggagagagagagagagagagagagagagagagagagagagagggtgagagagagagagagagagagagagagagagagagagagagagagagagagagagagagagagagagagagagagttaaagaagagacagaaagagagagagaagaaagagagagagagagagagagagagagagagagagagagagagagagaggagagagagggagaaagagaatgagagagagagagagagagagagagagagagaggagagaggagagggagagagagagagagagacagagagagagagagagagagagagagagagagagagagagagagagagagagagagagagagagagagagagcaggcctTTTTAAGAATCCAATGCCTTCGAAACCCTGTTACCCCAGACCACTAAAGAATCGACTATAACCAAAATATAACATACAGctgaacaagtgaacaaaaaacacacaatacacagccCTCTCTCTCGTAGTTTGTGTTCGGACGTGAACTGCGATGGAAGCAAGGTCTGGGCTGCGTCCTGGTGGACGCagccgaagaagagagagagggagaagaaggaatagagagagagagagagagagagagagagaagagagagataggagagagagagagagagagagagagagagagagagagagagagagatagagagagagagagagagataaaggagagagagagagagagagagagagagagagagagcgagagatagagatagagatagatagatagatagatagatagatagagagagagagagagagagagagagggagagagggagagagagagaagagagggagagagagagagagagagaggagagggcagaagagagagagagggagagagagagagagggagagagagagagagagagagagagagagagagagagagagagagagggagagagagagagagaggagagagagagagagagagagagagagagagagagaggagagagagagagggagagagagagaggagagggagagagagagagagagggaacagagagagagagagagagggagagagagagagagagggagagagagagagagagaggagagagagagagagagagagagggagagagagagagttgagggcagaaagagagagagaagagagagagagagagagagagagagagagagagagagagagagagagaggaaatgagagcgcagatgaggagagagcgagagaggagagagagggagagatagagagagggagagaaagagagagaggaggggacagagagagagagagggagagagagagagagagagagagagagtgagagagagtgaaagagagagagagagagcaggcctTCTTAAGAATCCAACGCCTTCGAACCCCTGTTACCCCAGACCACTAAAGAATCGACTATAACCAAAATATAATATACAGctgaacaagtgaacaaaaaacacacaatacacagccCTCTCTCTCGTAGTTTGTGTTCGGACGTGAACTGCGATGGAAGCAAGGTCTGGGCTGCGTCCTGGTGGTGTCCAGTATCGTTCTGACCAAGTTCTCGTCGCTGAGGGAGGATCGGAACACCATTTCAAGCGCCATTTTCGTTCGGTCGCAAATTTCCGCCCTGCTCTCTTCCACGGCGTCTCTGACGATTGAGGTGCTCTTGTTAAAcggatcattagtattattattgttattcatgcatgtacacacacacacacacacacacacacacacacacacatacacacacacactaacacacacacacacacacacccaagcacacacacacacatacacacacacacacacacacacacacacacactcacaagcacacacacacacacacacacacacacacacacactaacacacacacacatatatgttgtatgtgtgtgtgtttgtgtgtaggtaatTACGCAACATATAATTTGTCActattttttgttcattatcattatctaattatacctatttttctcatttttcaacTGTGCTATTTCTCTTTGACAATTCTATCAAAGTGAATAAATCATAGTTTTTGAAAATTGTTGATCTACCAGAGTTACCCATCTGATtgacagaaaacaaaaatcattacAAAAACCGAAATTCTTTAGGGTAAACTAtgtaataaataagtagatagatacctaaatagatgtgtgtgtgtatgtttgtgtgtaggtaaTGTCGCAACATATAATTTGTCActattttttgttcattatcattatctaaatatctttattcttctcatttttaaAACTGTCTGCTATTTCTTTGTGACAATCCTATCAAAGTGA
This window contains:
- the LOC138859409 gene encoding probable UDP-sugar transporter protein SLC35A4, coding for MLKTTLERTGTLRTSLALIGIFLTLEVSKQLSNFGLMKSPKEQRPLTPSLLVVLVEVVKMLVVVVWQISRDSPKPWRASLKFAIPAVCYLVNNSLHLNALAVTSPPVWLVLVQTRTLFTALAYKFVFGRELRWKQGLGCVLVVSSIVLTKFSSLREDRNTISSAIFVRSQISALLSSTASLTIETLLKNDGRSFVEQQVWLYLWGTLLGITTVIYTEDLPALVQHLETVSWAWPVWALVGGAVTSSALAGLCIPQIVKRLDTVVKDYLVALNNLVLGGVTAVIFPSEFSFDWHYLLSLAVLVAGIFLYEKKH